A window of the Syntrophothermus lipocalidus DSM 12680 genome harbors these coding sequences:
- a CDS encoding carbon-nitrogen hydrolase family protein, with amino-acid sequence MKANLRIGICQMMVVDDKESNLRKAREMIRKASRQGCNLVVLPEMFNCPYESMAFPSYAEPIPNGETSLLLSRTARDEHIYLVGGSIPEIDSGGRIFNSCPVFGPDGQFLGCHRKVHLFDVDLESGLSFRESDTLKAGNNLTIIPTPAATLGILICYDIRFPELSRLLSLSGVQVLVVPAAFNTTTGPAHWEILLRTRAIDNQVFVVGAAPATNPVASYHAWGHSMVVDPWGSVLASTGSTETVLWADLDLSRIEQVRKALPLLRHRRTDLYTLKRR; translated from the coding sequence GTGAAGGCTAACTTAAGAATCGGGATCTGCCAGATGATGGTCGTTGACGACAAGGAGAGCAATCTGAGAAAGGCGCGGGAAATGATCCGCAAAGCATCACGTCAAGGATGTAACCTGGTTGTACTACCGGAGATGTTTAACTGCCCTTACGAAAGCATGGCTTTCCCATCTTATGCCGAGCCAATCCCTAACGGTGAGACCTCGTTACTGCTGTCTAGAACTGCACGTGATGAACACATCTATCTGGTGGGAGGATCTATACCAGAAATCGACTCCGGCGGTCGCATCTTCAACTCGTGTCCGGTCTTTGGTCCCGATGGGCAGTTTCTCGGCTGTCACCGCAAAGTCCATTTGTTCGATGTAGACCTGGAGAGCGGGCTTTCCTTTCGAGAATCCGACACTCTGAAAGCGGGGAACAATCTGACCATTATACCCACACCAGCGGCTACCCTGGGGATACTCATCTGCTATGATATCCGTTTCCCCGAACTGAGCCGCCTGCTATCGCTGTCCGGTGTTCAGGTGCTCGTGGTACCTGCCGCCTTCAACACGACTACCGGGCCTGCTCACTGGGAGATCCTGCTCCGAACCCGAGCCATCGACAACCAGGTATTCGTGGTAGGAGCCGCCCCAGCCACTAATCCCGTCGCTAGCTACCATGCCTGGGGCCATTCCATGGTAGTAGACCCGTGGGGATCCGTGCTCGCCTCGACTGGTAGCACAGAAACCGTCCTGTGGGCAGACCTAGATCTCAGCCGCATCGAACAGGTGCGCAAAGCCCTTCCCCTGCTTCGTCATCGCCGCACCGATTTGTACACATTGAAAAGACGCTGA
- a CDS encoding extracellular solute-binding protein, translating into MVVEVRRARNLTLIALVIIVLGTIWFLVSGSPEEKSLTLATTTSTQDSGLLDVLVPAFEKETGIKVKVIAVGSGQAMELGKRGDADVLLVHSPQAEQEFVDGGYGVDRKPVMHNVFLIVGPKSDPAGVKGSKDASKAFRTIAERKAKFISRGDDSGTHKKELGLWEKAGVKPQGDWYVESGQGMGDTLLMASELGAYTLTDEATYLSMAPKLQLEVMVQGDKALSNPYSVIAVNPEKHKNVHYKAATQFIKFITGEKGQSVIASFGRDKFGKSLFIPDAK; encoded by the coding sequence ATGGTGGTTGAAGTAAGACGAGCCCGAAATTTGACTTTGATAGCTTTGGTTATTATTGTATTAGGGACAATATGGTTTCTGGTTAGCGGTTCGCCCGAAGAAAAGAGTCTGACATTGGCCACTACTACCAGTACTCAAGATTCAGGGTTGCTCGACGTGTTGGTTCCCGCTTTTGAAAAAGAAACTGGCATAAAGGTAAAAGTAATAGCAGTAGGAAGCGGTCAGGCAATGGAGTTAGGGAAACGAGGTGACGCCGACGTGCTACTGGTGCACTCGCCTCAAGCTGAGCAGGAGTTTGTTGATGGAGGGTACGGCGTGGACCGGAAGCCGGTCATGCACAACGTATTTTTGATCGTGGGGCCGAAGAGCGACCCGGCTGGGGTAAAAGGGAGTAAAGACGCTTCAAAGGCTTTCCGAACCATAGCAGAGAGGAAGGCCAAGTTCATTTCGCGCGGTGATGATTCCGGAACCCACAAAAAAGAGCTGGGATTGTGGGAAAAGGCGGGAGTGAAACCCCAAGGGGACTGGTACGTGGAGTCAGGACAGGGTATGGGCGATACCCTATTGATGGCTAGTGAGCTGGGAGCTTACACCCTGACAGACGAAGCCACATACCTCAGTATGGCTCCAAAACTGCAGCTGGAAGTAATGGTGCAAGGGGATAAGGCCTTGTCTAATCCTTATTCCGTGATAGCCGTGAATCCAGAGAAGCACAAGAATGTTCACTACAAAGCTGCCACGCAATTCATAAAATTTATTACTGGAGAAAAAGGACAATCTGTGATAGCTTCCTTTGGCCGCGATAAGTTCGGTAAATCGCTCTTTATCCCCGATGCCAAATAG
- the thrC gene encoding threonine synthase — MKYVSTRGQAQPVSSAEAIKLGIAPDGGLFVPEEEVRLKCDELAAMRGMNYQERAVMVLTKFLTDFLEKEIKEYVDAAYSPERFDHPHVAPVARLDNSTYILELWHGPTCAFKDMALQLLPHLLTASTRKTGEKAHIAVLVATSGDTGKAALEGFKDVPGTSIIVFYPAQGVSQVQERQMVTQEGSNVHVVAVEGNFDDAQNGVKAMFQNQGLETAMAVRGIKFSSANSINWGRLVPQVVYYISAYLDLVSADVIEEGMPVNFVVPTGNFGNILAAFYSKQMGLPINKLICAANANNVLTDFINSGVYDRNRSFKKTISPSMDILISSNLERLLYEITEHNDQKVRDWMDSLRERGRYEVDSWVLERIQNSFWSDFATDEETKATIRDTYNTYGYLLDTHTAVGKKVYDRYVRVTGDTTPTVIASTASPFKFAGSVAEAVFGMEIAAEHDEFGLSRLLSEKCNLSIPKGLQGLETRPIRHYRKVLPEEMANVVLDILSG; from the coding sequence ATGAAGTATGTGAGCACAAGAGGCCAAGCGCAACCCGTAAGTTCAGCTGAGGCTATAAAGTTGGGTATAGCTCCTGACGGCGGATTGTTCGTTCCCGAAGAAGAAGTTCGCCTGAAATGCGACGAACTAGCAGCGATGCGTGGAATGAATTACCAGGAAAGGGCTGTAATGGTTTTAACCAAGTTTTTGACCGATTTCTTGGAGAAAGAGATCAAGGAATACGTCGACGCTGCTTACAGCCCCGAAAGATTCGACCATCCTCATGTCGCTCCAGTGGCCAGGCTCGACAACAGTACCTACATCTTAGAGCTCTGGCATGGCCCGACCTGCGCTTTTAAAGACATGGCCTTGCAGCTTTTGCCGCACCTGCTCACTGCCAGTACCCGTAAAACGGGAGAAAAGGCCCACATCGCTGTGTTGGTAGCAACTTCTGGCGATACAGGCAAAGCGGCCTTGGAAGGATTCAAAGACGTGCCAGGGACCAGTATCATCGTTTTTTATCCGGCTCAAGGGGTGAGCCAGGTCCAGGAGCGGCAGATGGTAACCCAGGAAGGGTCCAACGTGCATGTGGTTGCTGTGGAGGGCAACTTCGATGACGCCCAGAACGGGGTCAAAGCCATGTTCCAGAACCAGGGTCTGGAGACGGCAATGGCGGTGCGAGGGATAAAATTTTCTTCGGCCAACTCTATTAACTGGGGGCGCCTGGTTCCACAGGTAGTATATTATATTTCTGCTTACCTTGATCTCGTAAGCGCGGACGTCATAGAAGAAGGAATGCCAGTCAACTTCGTGGTTCCCACCGGCAACTTCGGCAACATTTTGGCAGCGTTCTATTCGAAACAGATGGGTTTGCCCATAAACAAGCTGATATGCGCGGCTAATGCCAACAATGTTTTGACCGATTTCATAAATAGCGGAGTTTATGACCGTAACCGGTCTTTCAAAAAGACCATCTCGCCTTCAATGGATATTCTGATATCGAGCAACCTGGAAAGGCTCCTATACGAGATTACAGAACACAATGATCAAAAGGTGCGGGACTGGATGGACAGCCTGCGGGAGCGGGGGAGATATGAAGTGGACTCCTGGGTTCTGGAGAGGATTCAGAATTCTTTCTGGAGCGATTTTGCAACCGATGAAGAAACGAAGGCAACTATCCGCGATACTTACAACACATATGGTTATCTCTTAGACACCCATACGGCGGTAGGCAAGAAGGTCTACGACCGGTATGTAAGGGTTACTGGGGACACTACTCCCACCGTTATAGCTTCTACGGCCAGTCCATTCAAGTTTGCCGGAAGCGTAGCTGAAGCTGTCTTCGGCATGGAGATAGCCGCAGAGCATGACGAATTTGGTCTATCACGACTGCTGTCAGAAAAATGTAACCTGTCCATCCCGAAGGGCTTGCAGGGGCTTGAAACCAGACCTATCAGACACTACCGTAAGGTATTGCCCGAAGAGATGGCGAACGTAGTGCTAGATATACTTAGTGGTTAG
- a CDS encoding DUF6449 domain-containing protein — MTLRAFLFNRGLVASDLKRFWWVSAAYGLCLLLILPFHHVIQGVQADDLWVKQALQRSLDIFSGQSGMQIILICTVPVVLAVLLFRYLHDSRAVAVMHSLPLNRRTLFCSHAAAGLFLILLPVLITGFVLMILNATTELKELYSLLDILRWAGLTALLAALMFSITVFVGMFTGNTFAHVAFTYILQLLPTGLVILLDENLRKLVYGYASTGLPGEFRYNFPLVMLAGYHGNDFFTAGTVIAYLTAAVLFLAVAGYVYRLRPSEAAGEVVAFSVIRPVFKYGVTFCTMLLAGLYFASVYGDNYALIVFGYVLGSLLGYLTAEVLLRKSWQVWSGYKGYVAYAVVITVLLVGIATDVTGYVHRVPDPEKVKKVYFGTNINEWIQLEKRKNLQGLGVKYEKTYFFQDDANIRNIVLLHHQLLKTPHSKEGTIRYIAYTLDNGDYLIRQYYVDEKRHASILKPIYESLEYKKARFPVVTQNPDNIKLVEIKDVRTSKGPVILTQKPEIKEFVARLKQDILNTTFEDLVSDREDNVYINIVDIKGNSVEYALREGYRSVTAWLKDKGYYEDIVLFPQEVDRVILERTVFPEESKSNEPNRGAKRVEVTDSKLIQELLTINGPQTFASPERMIRATFYGRTNGRAFQFERVIYRDWPVSKSLGECLKQLD, encoded by the coding sequence ATGACATTAAGAGCGTTCTTATTTAACAGGGGTCTGGTTGCCAGTGATCTCAAGAGGTTCTGGTGGGTCAGCGCCGCCTACGGCCTGTGTCTGTTGTTGATCCTGCCTTTTCACCATGTGATACAAGGTGTTCAGGCCGATGACTTGTGGGTCAAACAGGCTTTACAGAGGTCGCTGGACATTTTTTCTGGTCAGAGCGGGATGCAGATCATCCTGATCTGTACCGTTCCCGTCGTTCTGGCTGTGCTGCTGTTCCGTTACCTCCACGACAGCCGGGCGGTAGCTGTAATGCACAGCTTACCTTTGAACCGCCGTACACTTTTTTGCAGCCACGCAGCCGCCGGACTGTTTCTTATTCTTTTGCCCGTCCTCATTACTGGATTTGTATTGATGATTCTTAATGCCACTACTGAACTAAAGGAGCTCTATTCCCTCTTGGACATCCTGCGATGGGCTGGTTTGACGGCGTTGCTCGCTGCTCTAATGTTTTCGATTACAGTCTTTGTGGGGATGTTTACCGGTAACACCTTTGCCCATGTGGCCTTTACTTATATACTCCAGCTTTTGCCTACCGGTTTGGTGATACTGCTGGACGAAAACCTCCGTAAGTTAGTCTACGGGTACGCGAGCACCGGACTCCCCGGTGAATTCCGGTACAATTTCCCTTTGGTTATGCTTGCCGGATATCACGGCAACGATTTTTTCACCGCCGGTACCGTAATAGCATACCTCACGGCTGCCGTTCTTTTTCTGGCAGTAGCCGGGTACGTCTACCGGCTAAGGCCTTCGGAAGCAGCCGGTGAAGTCGTGGCCTTTTCCGTAATCCGACCCGTTTTCAAGTACGGCGTAACCTTCTGCACCATGCTGCTGGCGGGCCTGTACTTTGCCAGCGTGTACGGTGATAACTATGCCCTTATTGTTTTCGGGTATGTGCTCGGTTCTCTGTTAGGGTATCTAACGGCTGAGGTCCTGTTGCGGAAGTCTTGGCAGGTTTGGTCCGGTTACAAAGGGTATGTGGCCTATGCCGTGGTCATAACGGTCCTGCTGGTCGGAATCGCCACCGACGTTACCGGCTATGTTCACCGGGTTCCTGACCCCGAGAAGGTGAAAAAGGTCTACTTTGGAACCAACATAAATGAATGGATACAGCTGGAGAAACGTAAGAATTTGCAAGGATTAGGCGTCAAATACGAAAAAACTTACTTCTTCCAGGACGACGCTAATATAAGAAACATAGTATTGTTACATCACCAATTGTTAAAGACACCCCACAGTAAAGAAGGGACGATCCGCTACATCGCCTATACTTTGGATAACGGTGACTACTTAATACGCCAGTACTACGTTGATGAAAAACGTCATGCTTCCATCCTCAAACCGATATACGAGTCACTAGAATACAAGAAGGCGCGGTTCCCCGTGGTGACTCAGAATCCCGACAACATTAAGCTGGTTGAAATTAAGGATGTTCGAACCTCCAAAGGCCCGGTCATTTTGACTCAGAAACCCGAAATCAAAGAATTTGTTGCTCGTTTGAAGCAAGACATACTCAATACGACCTTCGAAGATTTGGTCTCCGATAGGGAAGACAACGTGTACATTAACATCGTAGATATCAAGGGGAACTCGGTGGAGTACGCTTTGCGCGAAGGGTACCGCTCGGTTACTGCGTGGCTCAAAGATAAGGGGTATTATGAGGATATAGTACTGTTTCCACAAGAAGTAGACCGTGTCATCCTTGAGCGGACCGTGTTTCCTGAAGAAAGTAAAAGCAACGAACCGAACCGAGGAGCAAAGCGGGTTGAAGTGACAGACAGCAAACTCATACAAGAATTGCTCACCATTAACGGGCCACAAACTTTTGCCAGTCCGGAGAGAATGATCAGAGCAACGTTTTATGGTAGAACAAACGGACGTGCTTTTCAGTTTGAGCGGGTTATATACCGAGACTGGCCGGTTTCGAAGTCACTGGGCGAATGTCTGAAACAACTTGACTAA
- the aroH gene encoding chorismate mutase, translating to MLVVRGIRGATTVERDCPEDITEAATELLHEIVKRNEIELDDVVAVIFTATKDLSSAYPAVAARKMGWNHIPLLCCQEMAVAEALPRCIRVLMLANTRLAIQDVRHVYLRGAKCLRTDISG from the coding sequence ATGTTGGTGGTGAGGGGTATAAGAGGAGCTACTACGGTCGAGCGTGACTGTCCCGAGGACATCACGGAAGCCGCTACAGAGCTCTTGCATGAAATTGTCAAACGGAATGAGATTGAGTTAGACGATGTGGTTGCCGTGATTTTTACTGCCACGAAGGATTTGTCCTCAGCTTACCCAGCGGTAGCCGCACGCAAGATGGGTTGGAACCACATCCCTTTGCTGTGTTGTCAGGAAATGGCAGTTGCGGAGGCTTTGCCTCGGTGCATCCGGGTGCTGATGCTGGCGAATACGAGACTTGCGATACAGGATGTGAGACACGTGTATCTGCGCGGGGCCAAGTGCCTGCGCACAGACATCAGCGGGTAA
- a CDS encoding ABC transporter permease, producing the protein MDTVIPFLATEKNEILEIVRLSLVVSGSATILGSLAGIPLGTWLGMRNFKGKQVFLRVIYTLMALPPVLAGLLIYILLSRSGPLGSLGLLFTPWAMISAQFVLVLPIVTGLTAAAIAGRERLIFETALSLGASRWQGNWAVVQEARTGIIAAVMTGFGRALAEVGAVMLVGGNIRHQTRVLTTAIMLETRQGNFDLAVALGLILLIVSFLVSSVALLKTDEFSSG; encoded by the coding sequence ATGGACACCGTAATCCCTTTTTTGGCTACAGAAAAGAATGAAATCTTAGAAATAGTCCGGTTGTCCCTCGTGGTATCAGGTTCCGCTACCATTCTTGGGTCATTAGCAGGGATACCCCTGGGAACTTGGCTGGGAATGAGAAATTTTAAAGGAAAACAGGTCTTCTTACGTGTTATTTATACCCTGATGGCGTTGCCTCCAGTGCTGGCAGGGCTGCTGATATATATCTTGCTGTCTCGAAGCGGTCCTTTGGGGAGTTTGGGGCTTCTCTTTACACCCTGGGCTATGATCAGCGCCCAGTTTGTGCTCGTACTTCCTATAGTTACAGGGCTTACTGCAGCAGCGATAGCTGGTCGAGAGCGGCTCATATTTGAAACTGCACTCAGTTTGGGGGCCAGCCGGTGGCAAGGTAATTGGGCGGTAGTGCAGGAGGCCCGAACCGGCATAATAGCGGCGGTGATGACCGGATTCGGAAGGGCCTTGGCCGAGGTGGGTGCGGTTATGCTGGTGGGGGGGAACATAAGGCACCAGACAAGGGTATTGACAACCGCCATAATGTTAGAAACGCGCCAGGGTAACTTTGACCTGGCAGTGGCCCTGGGCTTGATATTATTGATTGTTTCTTTTTTGGTAAGTTCGGTGGCTTTGCTCAAAACCGACGAATTCAGCTCCGGTTGA
- a CDS encoding phosphate ABC transporter ATP-binding protein encodes MKLFELAGITKRFGSRTVLDISELTLYPDRIYAILGPNGAGKTTLLRVLNLLLPPDSGKIRFMEVDVDHSERTRLALSREMCMVFQRPYMFRTNVFENVAYGLRLRNIAGRELRDKVTEALRFVGMLDFARRPAHKLSSGEAQRVALARALALRPRVLLLDEPTANLDPASVQALENIIKGCREEYRATVIMVTHNLFQAKRLAHEVVLLHEGRIIEHQDTVGFFNSPKDIKTVQFLNGTMVY; translated from the coding sequence ATGAAACTGTTCGAGCTGGCGGGGATTACCAAGCGATTCGGAAGCCGCACCGTTCTCGACATTTCCGAGCTCACACTGTACCCGGACAGGATTTACGCGATTTTGGGACCTAACGGTGCCGGCAAGACCACGCTTTTGCGCGTTCTCAACCTCCTGTTGCCTCCTGATTCGGGTAAGATAAGATTTATGGAAGTAGATGTCGACCACTCGGAGAGGACCAGACTGGCGTTATCTCGGGAAATGTGTATGGTTTTCCAAAGGCCTTACATGTTCCGTACCAACGTGTTTGAGAATGTTGCTTACGGGTTAAGGTTGAGAAATATCGCGGGCAGGGAATTGAGGGATAAAGTCACCGAAGCTTTACGCTTTGTAGGTATGCTCGATTTCGCCCGCCGCCCGGCTCACAAACTATCGAGCGGCGAAGCGCAACGGGTTGCCCTGGCCAGAGCCTTGGCCTTACGCCCCCGCGTGCTGCTCTTGGACGAGCCTACGGCCAACCTCGATCCGGCGAGTGTCCAGGCTTTGGAGAACATAATAAAGGGCTGTCGCGAGGAATACAGAGCTACAGTGATAATGGTTACGCACAACCTGTTTCAGGCCAAGAGACTTGCCCACGAGGTAGTGCTTCTGCACGAAGGCAGGATAATAGAGCACCAAGACACGGTAGGATTTTTTAATAGTCCCAAAGATATTAAAACAGTTCAATTTTTGAACGGTACCATGGTTTATTAA
- a CDS encoding ABC transporter ATP-binding protein — MIEVRGLSKSFGQLKALDNVDITVNKGSVYGLLGPNGAGKTTLIKHLVGVYRQDAGSVTIDGQPVYENMAVKSFLVYIPDELFFFSEYSIAETARFYASLYPGWDWERFHRLKQVFAIDIDRRISRLSRGMQKQVAFWLGICASPRVMILDEPVDGLDPVMRKKVWSLVLQDVAERETTVLVSSHNLRELEDVCDYIGILHNGKILVEKDLDDLKTDIHKLQVAFAGEAPRELPSTGTILHREQNGSIVLMVVKGDKENILSEVRRASPVILDVLPLTLEEIFIYELGGIGYDIKSVLI, encoded by the coding sequence GTGATCGAAGTTAGAGGGCTCAGTAAGAGCTTCGGACAACTTAAAGCCCTGGATAACGTCGACATCACTGTTAACAAAGGGTCGGTTTATGGCTTATTAGGCCCGAACGGCGCCGGAAAAACTACACTCATCAAACACCTGGTTGGAGTCTATCGCCAGGATGCGGGATCAGTTACCATCGACGGTCAACCGGTTTACGAGAATATGGCAGTTAAGTCTTTCTTGGTTTACATCCCCGATGAACTCTTTTTCTTTTCGGAGTACAGCATAGCGGAGACGGCGAGGTTTTACGCCAGCCTATATCCCGGCTGGGATTGGGAAAGATTCCATCGGCTGAAGCAAGTATTCGCCATCGATATCGACAGGAGAATCTCGCGCTTGTCACGGGGTATGCAAAAGCAGGTTGCCTTCTGGCTAGGCATTTGTGCTTCGCCCCGGGTCATGATTCTGGATGAACCGGTAGACGGCCTTGACCCGGTAATGCGCAAGAAGGTGTGGAGCTTGGTGCTGCAAGACGTGGCCGAACGCGAAACCACGGTGCTGGTTTCCTCCCATAACCTGCGGGAATTAGAAGATGTGTGCGATTACATAGGTATACTGCATAACGGGAAAATCCTTGTGGAAAAAGACCTCGATGATCTGAAAACCGACATCCACAAACTTCAGGTGGCTTTTGCGGGGGAGGCACCTCGTGAGCTGCCTTCGACCGGAACGATTTTGCACCGTGAACAAAACGGGAGCATCGTCCTTATGGTTGTGAAAGGCGACAAAGAGAATATCCTGTCCGAGGTTCGACGAGCCAGCCCTGTTATCCTGGATGTCCTGCCCCTTACACTCGAGGAAATATTCATTTATGAACTGGGAGGGATCGGATATGACATTAAGAGCGTTCTTATTTAA
- a CDS encoding GntR family transcriptional regulator → MFQLDFRDRRPLYEQIKERIKTLIISGVLKPDERIPSVRELAQSLTVNPNTIQKAYKDLEAEGFIYSIRAKGSFVSPLDVSVHHPRREELLQELKKIAGELMYLNVPIEQLLSIIQAIYEKREV, encoded by the coding sequence ATGTTTCAGCTGGACTTTCGGGATCGTCGACCTTTGTATGAACAGATCAAAGAAAGAATTAAGACACTCATCATCAGCGGAGTCTTGAAACCTGATGAACGGATACCCTCGGTGCGCGAACTGGCCCAGTCGCTCACCGTAAACCCCAACACCATTCAAAAAGCATACAAAGACCTGGAAGCTGAGGGTTTCATCTACTCCATCAGGGCCAAAGGCAGCTTTGTCAGCCCGCTCGACGTGTCAGTCCATCATCCGCGCCGGGAAGAGCTGTTGCAGGAACTTAAAAAAATCGCAGGCGAATTGATGTATCTAAACGTACCGATCGAACAGCTTTTGAGTATCATTCAGGCCATCTACGAAAAGAGGGAGGTATGA
- a CDS encoding 2-oxoacid:acceptor oxidoreductase family protein, with protein sequence MMKKEFLIAGFGGQGVLSMGLFLAYGGIAEGKKVTYVPSYGAEMRGGTANCLVILSDRDISSPLISDPGIVVAMNQPSLAKFEPVVRPGGVLLINSSLAHRPAERQDITSYSIPAQEIANQVGLPRGANMVMLGALLEISKVLDFAASEDYLVKTFRGKYLNMMPLNLAAMEAGAQFIRNF encoded by the coding sequence ATGATGAAAAAAGAATTCTTGATTGCCGGCTTCGGTGGCCAGGGCGTTTTGTCGATGGGCCTTTTTCTCGCATACGGAGGGATCGCGGAAGGGAAGAAAGTCACCTATGTCCCGTCTTACGGAGCTGAAATGAGGGGAGGCACCGCCAACTGCCTGGTCATCCTCTCGGATAGGGACATCAGTTCCCCCCTGATCTCCGATCCTGGTATCGTAGTCGCCATGAATCAGCCTTCTCTCGCCAAGTTTGAGCCGGTTGTACGGCCCGGGGGAGTCCTACTCATCAACTCCTCCCTAGCCCACCGCCCGGCCGAGCGGCAGGACATAACCTCTTATTCGATTCCGGCCCAGGAAATCGCCAACCAGGTTGGACTGCCGCGAGGAGCCAACATGGTCATGCTGGGAGCCTTGCTAGAAATCAGTAAAGTGCTCGATTTTGCCGCCAGCGAAGACTACCTGGTTAAAACCTTTCGTGGTAAGTATCTTAACATGATGCCCCTCAACCTCGCAGCAATGGAAGCCGGAGCCCAATTCATTCGTAACTTTTAG
- a CDS encoding anthranilate synthase component I family protein — protein sequence MRGDRNICAGTHLGAGFDFSAFHYTEKELFLPGFDLYRYFSAMAGKSRSQPLFFLESLTEGENARYSILGLDPLLVVEYSQGKLSVTTDNRCYEEQGELFTYLRAFLAAQSVVHLTAPASGFTGGLVGFWGYDIGLEQEKIPRRSVSLSSGPDAAFFFPGVTVVHDRYTDQVRVRSFYPNSIQEREGAVAKLEQVVAGLSLSQDTVPVTHCRRKVTGNPDAGFISNTSYDQFIDMVRQAKEYIRIGDAFQIVLSQCWKKRTRASPLGVYAELRHVNPSPYMFYLGFPSMTLVGSSPEMLVKVEGDVVQTRPIAGTRPVTGDEKLDDALRRELVRDEKERAEHLMLVDLGRNDIGKVSRPGTVEVVEFMKLEAYSHVVHLVSKVQGRLREGLDSLAALQACFPAGTLTGAPKRRAMEIINNLEKGPRGPYGGAVGYVGLDGNLDSCITIRSVLFRGEHCYLQAGAGIVADSVPENEYQETVNKARALMQAVVRAEGEQ from the coding sequence ATGAGAGGAGACCGGAACATTTGTGCCGGCACTCACCTGGGTGCCGGTTTTGATTTTTCTGCCTTTCACTATACTGAAAAAGAGTTGTTCTTACCTGGTTTTGACCTCTACCGCTATTTTTCGGCGATGGCCGGGAAGAGTCGGAGTCAACCCCTGTTTTTCCTGGAAAGTTTGACTGAGGGTGAAAATGCGAGGTATTCCATCCTGGGGCTTGACCCTTTGCTGGTCGTGGAGTACAGCCAAGGGAAACTCAGTGTTACAACTGACAACCGGTGCTACGAGGAACAAGGTGAGCTATTTACTTACCTTAGGGCTTTTTTAGCTGCTCAGAGTGTGGTGCACCTGACAGCACCTGCAAGCGGATTTACAGGCGGCCTCGTAGGCTTCTGGGGTTATGACATCGGCTTAGAACAGGAAAAAATACCTCGAAGGAGTGTCTCCTTGTCTTCAGGGCCAGACGCCGCATTTTTCTTCCCCGGAGTTACGGTGGTTCATGACCGTTATACTGACCAGGTGCGGGTTCGTAGCTTTTACCCGAACAGCATCCAGGAAAGGGAGGGGGCGGTGGCCAAGTTGGAACAGGTCGTTGCGGGGTTGTCTTTGAGCCAAGACACGGTGCCGGTAACACATTGCAGAAGGAAAGTTACGGGTAATCCTGACGCGGGATTCATCAGCAACACCAGTTACGACCAGTTCATCGATATGGTACGACAGGCCAAGGAATACATCCGGATTGGAGATGCCTTTCAGATTGTTCTTTCTCAGTGTTGGAAAAAGCGGACCCGGGCTAGTCCCTTAGGGGTGTATGCTGAGTTGCGGCACGTGAATCCTTCTCCCTACATGTTTTACTTGGGATTTCCTTCGATGACCTTGGTAGGGTCATCTCCAGAAATGCTGGTTAAAGTTGAGGGTGATGTAGTGCAAACTAGGCCGATCGCGGGGACCAGGCCCGTTACTGGAGATGAAAAGCTAGATGATGCTTTGCGCCGAGAGCTGGTTAGGGACGAGAAGGAGAGAGCAGAGCACCTGATGCTGGTTGACCTGGGCCGCAACGATATCGGGAAGGTGAGCCGGCCGGGAACGGTTGAGGTGGTTGAGTTTATGAAGCTCGAAGCTTATTCTCACGTGGTGCATCTGGTTTCAAAGGTCCAGGGCCGTTTGCGAGAAGGTCTTGACAGCCTGGCCGCTTTGCAGGCCTGCTTCCCAGCCGGTACCCTGACCGGGGCCCCGAAGCGCAGGGCGATGGAGATAATTAATAACCTGGAAAAAGGTCCTCGAGGCCCGTATGGAGGAGCGGTCGGCTACGTCGGATTAGATGGTAACCTGGACTCCTGTATTACGATAAGATCGGTGCTATTTCGGGGAGAACACTGTTACCTTCAAGCCGGGGCCGGGATAGTAGCGGACTCAGTTCCGGAGAACGAATACCAGGAAACCGTTAACAAGGCAAGAGCTTTGATGCAAGCTGTGGTGAGGGCGGAGGGGGAGCAATGA